From one Cupriavidus sp. P-10 genomic stretch:
- a CDS encoding penicillin acylase family protein yields the protein MRRTPRRLAAALALVATTVATTIPAAMAEAPARADRLAVPGLEKPATVLVDRWGVPHIYAGTLYDAFHVQGFMAARDRLWQIDLWRKRGLGEMAKDFGPAYADGDRMARAVLFRGDMYREWLAYGSDAKRVAEAFVAGVNAYVALTEQKPELLPPEFRKLGYKPARWQAEDIVRIRHHGLTLNFTGEIERAQLFCQARADAVRADWIRRELDPPVEPRLSAGLDPCTVPAAELRRAYELATAAARFPKDAWSGAQSASIPLDQLYALVDPSSDTGRSLGSNNWVIGGKRTTTGRPILANDPHRSHGAPSLRYISHLNAPGMSVIGAGEPFLPGISIGHNGTIAFGLTRFYMDQEDLYGYELNPANPREYKYKGRWEPMETVTEEIVVKGEPAPRKVTVDFTRHGPVLHADAARAWVLRAAWLDYGMAPYFGSMDYMRARNWDQFRAAMNRWGAPGENQVYADTGGNIGWIPGGLTVKRPNWDGLTPVPGDGRYEWAGYRNMDELPWAYNPTPGYIVTANENNIPPEHPAAKLGVGYEWSDSSRARRLKAVVGANPRSSVQDSMAWQNDTVSLPAQRVVALLKDVRSDDAQLARGLDLLRGWDGNERADSAAAALFEVWFSKHLRQAVVRAALPADAARLVGAGDAARVVAVLEQPDPWMPVARRNAVMLESLKAAMAEVEGKLGPDPRGWQWGKLHTAVFAHPMDPILSDAERQQFNVNAGPIGGSAFTPMNTSYRNSDFRLTAGASFRMVLDVGNWDGSRVINTPGQSGNPASSHYRDLAPLWAKGEYFPLVYTRKAVEKASKERLELVPQ from the coding sequence ATGCGACGCACCCCCCGCCGCCTTGCCGCTGCGCTGGCTTTGGTTGCCACCACCGTTGCCACCACCATCCCCGCCGCCATGGCCGAGGCACCCGCGCGCGCCGACCGCCTGGCCGTTCCCGGCCTGGAGAAGCCCGCGACCGTGCTGGTCGACCGCTGGGGCGTGCCGCATATCTACGCCGGCACGCTCTACGACGCCTTCCACGTGCAGGGTTTCATGGCGGCGCGCGACCGCCTGTGGCAGATCGACCTCTGGCGCAAGCGCGGCCTCGGCGAGATGGCGAAGGACTTCGGCCCCGCCTACGCCGACGGCGACCGCATGGCGCGCGCGGTGCTGTTCCGCGGCGACATGTACCGCGAATGGCTGGCCTACGGCTCCGACGCCAAGCGCGTGGCCGAGGCCTTCGTCGCCGGCGTGAATGCCTACGTGGCGCTGACCGAGCAGAAGCCGGAACTGCTGCCGCCCGAGTTCCGCAAGCTCGGCTACAAGCCCGCGCGCTGGCAGGCCGAGGACATCGTGCGCATCCGCCACCACGGCCTGACGCTGAACTTCACCGGCGAGATCGAGCGGGCCCAGCTCTTCTGCCAGGCCAGGGCCGATGCCGTCCGCGCCGACTGGATCCGGCGCGAACTCGATCCGCCGGTCGAACCCAGGCTCAGCGCCGGCCTCGATCCCTGCACGGTGCCGGCCGCCGAACTGCGCCGCGCCTATGAACTGGCCACCGCCGCCGCGCGCTTCCCCAAGGACGCGTGGAGCGGCGCGCAATCCGCCAGCATCCCGCTCGACCAGCTCTATGCACTGGTCGACCCCAGCAGCGACACCGGCCGCAGCCTCGGCTCCAACAACTGGGTCATCGGCGGCAAGCGCACCACCACCGGCCGGCCGATCCTGGCCAACGACCCGCACCGCTCGCACGGCGCGCCCAGCCTGCGCTACATCAGCCACCTGAACGCGCCCGGCATGTCGGTGATCGGCGCGGGCGAACCGTTCCTGCCGGGCATCTCGATCGGGCATAACGGCACCATCGCGTTCGGCCTGACGCGCTTCTACATGGACCAGGAAGACCTCTACGGCTACGAGCTGAACCCGGCGAACCCGCGCGAATACAAGTACAAGGGCCGCTGGGAGCCGATGGAGACCGTCACCGAGGAGATCGTCGTCAAGGGCGAGCCCGCGCCGCGCAAGGTCACCGTCGACTTCACCCGCCACGGCCCGGTGCTGCACGCCGACGCCGCGCGCGCCTGGGTGCTGCGCGCAGCGTGGCTCGACTACGGCATGGCGCCGTACTTCGGCTCGATGGACTACATGCGCGCGCGCAACTGGGACCAGTTCCGCGCCGCCATGAACCGCTGGGGCGCGCCCGGCGAAAACCAGGTCTATGCCGATACCGGCGGCAATATCGGCTGGATTCCCGGCGGCCTGACCGTCAAGCGCCCCAACTGGGACGGGCTGACGCCGGTGCCGGGCGACGGCCGCTATGAATGGGCCGGCTACCGCAACATGGACGAGCTGCCGTGGGCCTACAACCCGACGCCGGGCTATATCGTCACCGCCAACGAGAACAACATCCCGCCCGAGCATCCGGCGGCAAAGCTGGGCGTCGGCTACGAATGGAGCGACAGCTCGCGCGCGCGGCGCCTGAAGGCTGTAGTGGGCGCCAATCCGCGCAGCTCGGTGCAGGACTCGATGGCGTGGCAGAACGATACGGTGTCGCTGCCGGCACAGCGCGTGGTGGCGCTGCTGAAGGACGTGCGCAGCGACGACGCGCAACTGGCGCGCGGGCTCGACCTGCTGCGCGGCTGGGACGGCAATGAACGCGCCGACAGCGCCGCGGCGGCGCTGTTCGAGGTCTGGTTCAGCAAGCACCTGCGCCAGGCAGTGGTGCGCGCGGCATTGCCCGCCGATGCTGCCCGGCTGGTCGGCGCCGGCGATGCGGCGCGCGTGGTCGCGGTGCTGGAGCAGCCCGATCCGTGGATGCCGGTGGCGCGGCGCAACGCGGTGATGCTTGAATCGCTGAAGGCCGCGATGGCGGAGGTGGAAGGCAAGCTCGGCCCGGACCCGCGCGGCTGGCAATGGGGCAAGCTGCACACCGCGGTGTTCGCGCACCCGATGGACCCGATCCTGAGCGATGCCGAGCGGCAGCAGTTCAACGTCAACGCCGGGCCGATCGGCGGCTCGGCCTTCACGCCGATGAACACCAGCTACCGCAACAGCGATTTCCGGCTGACCGCCGGGGCGTCGTTCCGCATGGTGCTGGATGTCGGCAACTGGGATGGCTCGCGCGTGATCAACACGCCGGGGCAGTCGGGGAATCCGGCCAGCTCGCACTACCGCGACCTGGCGCCGCTATGGGCCAAGGGGGAGTATTTCCCGCTGGTCTATACGCGCAAGGCGGTGGAGAAGGCGAGCAAGGAGAGGCTGGAGCTGGTGCCGCAGTAA
- a CDS encoding type 1 glutamine amidotransferase domain-containing protein produces MNILMVLTSHDQLGNTGKKTGFWLEEFAAPYYVFKDAGAGITLASPKGGQPPIDPKSDDPDAQTDATRRFRSDADAQAVLASTLTLDQVKAEDFDAVFYPGGHGPLWDLAEDKRSIALIEQFVRLGKPVGAVCHAPGVLRHVKGADGQPLVKGKEVTGFTNSEEEAVQLTKVVPFLVEDVLTASGGRFTRGEDWASHVAVAGRLVTGQNPASSEAGAEAVLGLLK; encoded by the coding sequence ATGAACATCCTGATGGTGTTGACCTCACATGACCAGCTCGGCAATACCGGCAAGAAGACCGGCTTCTGGCTGGAAGAATTCGCCGCGCCCTACTACGTCTTCAAGGACGCCGGCGCTGGCATCACGCTGGCCTCGCCCAAGGGCGGCCAGCCGCCGATCGATCCCAAGAGCGACGACCCCGACGCGCAGACCGACGCTACCCGCCGCTTCCGCTCGGATGCTGACGCGCAGGCCGTGCTGGCCAGCACGCTGACGCTGGACCAGGTGAAGGCGGAGGACTTCGACGCCGTGTTCTATCCCGGCGGCCATGGGCCGCTGTGGGACCTGGCGGAAGACAAGCGTTCGATCGCGCTGATCGAGCAGTTCGTCCGGCTGGGCAAGCCGGTGGGCGCCGTGTGCCATGCGCCGGGGGTGCTGCGACACGTCAAGGGCGCGGACGGGCAGCCGTTGGTGAAGGGCAAGGAAGTCACGGGCTTTACCAACAGCGAGGAAGAGGCGGTGCAGCTGACCAAGGTAGTGCCGTTCCTGGTGGAGGATGTGCTGACGGCCAGCGGCGGGCGGTTTACCCGCGGGGAGGACTGGGCCAGCCACGTTGCGGTGGCGGGAAGGCTGGTGACGGGGCAGAACCCGGCTTCGTCGGAGGCGGGGGCCGAGGCGGTGCTGGGGCTGTTGAAGTAA
- a CDS encoding SDR family NAD(P)-dependent oxidoreductase, with amino-acid sequence MNFNGKNVLVTGARGNLGRAVAHAFAQAGARVVLLDRHAAPLPEAGSGHLALQADLLDADSLGNAIGEAVQACGRIDVVCNLAGGFAMGTGIHETSAADWNRLFDMNVGTVLNMARAVVPHMLSAGGGAIVNVGANSAARGLAQMGAYCASKDALARVTESMSAELRDQGIRINAVLPSILDTPENRQAMPDADTSRWVGLDALADVILFLASDAARAVQGALVPVVNRA; translated from the coding sequence ATGAACTTCAACGGCAAGAACGTACTGGTCACCGGCGCACGCGGCAACCTGGGCCGCGCGGTCGCGCACGCCTTCGCACAGGCAGGCGCGCGCGTGGTGCTGCTGGACCGCCATGCCGCACCGCTGCCCGAAGCCGGCAGCGGCCACCTGGCGCTGCAGGCCGACCTGCTCGATGCGGACAGCCTGGGCAATGCCATCGGCGAAGCCGTGCAGGCGTGCGGGCGCATCGACGTGGTGTGCAACCTGGCCGGCGGCTTCGCCATGGGCACGGGCATCCACGAGACCAGCGCAGCCGACTGGAACCGCCTGTTCGACATGAACGTGGGCACGGTACTGAACATGGCGCGCGCCGTGGTGCCGCACATGCTGTCCGCCGGCGGCGGCGCCATCGTCAACGTGGGCGCCAATTCGGCGGCACGCGGGCTGGCGCAGATGGGCGCCTACTGCGCGTCCAAGGACGCGCTCGCGCGGGTGACCGAATCGATGTCGGCCGAACTGCGCGACCAGGGTATCCGCATCAACGCGGTGCTGCCCAGCATCCTCGACACGCCCGAGAACCGCCAGGCCATGCCGGATGCCGACACCTCGCGCTGGGTCGGCCTGGACGCACTGGCCGACGTGATCCTGTTCCTCGCCTCCGACGCCGCGCGCGCGGTGCAGGGCGCGCTGGTGCCGGTGGTCAACCGCGCGTAA